ATGGCGTCGTCCCGATTCCGCATCGGGCGCTCGTCCCCCTGGGCGCGGACGCGCTGCATGTGATCTTCCGGCTTTGCCTTGAGCCACACGGTGGTGGCGGCGCGGCGCAGTAGGTCGAAGGACTCCGCGTCGCCCACGATGCTGCCGCCGGTGGCGATCACGGCGCGCGGGTGATCCGCGAACACGCGGCGCAGCGTTTCCCGCTCGAGGCGGCGGTAGAAGGCTTCCCCCTGGAGCTCGAATACTTCGCCCAAGGTCATGCCCGCGGCGCGCTCCACCAGCTGGTCGAGCTCCACGAAGGGGACGGACAGGGCTTGGGCGAGGCGCGGACCGATGGTGCTCTTGCCGGCGCCGCGAAGACCGAGCAGCGCGACGACGCCGGGCTCCGCGCTGCCTTCGCCCACGCCTTCGAGCAAGCGCGCGGCGCTGGTGCCGAGGGCGTGCGCCACGTCGC
This portion of the Polyangiaceae bacterium genome encodes:
- a CDS encoding helix-turn-helix domain-containing protein; this translates as MSEPRNPTLAALGHSVRACRLGRELTLHALSERAGVSERFLAQLEAGQGNISVARLCDVAHALGTSAARLLEGVGEGSAEPGVVALLGLRGAGKSTIGPRLAQALSVPFVELDQLVERAAGMTLGEVFELQGEAFYRRLERETLRRVFADHPRAVIATGGSIVGDAESFDLLRRAATTVWLKAKPEDHMQRVRAQGDERPMRNRDDAMSELRALLRSRTPLYAQADHVVDTSLLGIDGSITALVDALSA